In Erpetoichthys calabaricus chromosome 6, fErpCal1.3, whole genome shotgun sequence, one genomic interval encodes:
- the armc3 gene encoding armadillo repeat-containing protein 3, with translation MGKKVKKEADSPPKDVFDPLSIETKNAATAVLMLKSPEHDILAKACEAIHRFADKGDENKVALTELGALDSLTKLISHEDKLVRRNAVMALAVMSAHGEVKRLLKKMDIIASVIDRLAPEEEVVIHEFASLCLSFLSSEPTVKVQIFNDDGLEPLIALLSSPDPDVKKNSLETIYNLVQDFYSRAVISELKGIPPMLELLKTEFPVIQQLALKTLATITSDVENRVALRECQGLDRLIEILGSQELSDLHVDTLLVVSNCLEDEEVMALIQQTGALDKLLHFARTSSQMEIQRNAVRAILRAAHNNENKKMLHEHNVEQVLITLLGVDHNEVREVTCLAITVMCDNVASKAAFGQCDAIRPLVKLLQSDSGAVKEAAGLALSSLTTSKSNACAVFEEGVEPLIRLLADDRDAIIAHSAAILTNMSSQNALRGSIRAQGIMSALVEPLQSPNTLVQSKAALAVAAFACDSEARLEFHAAGGVEPLVKLLSSNHHEVRRHACWAVFVCASDRECSADLCRLGALEILQEINLSPCRKSQFSESALQKLFEGNLSIKYSMTGSLTLNDIIVDGFYDPGKEKSGNRVPSLEELSKMKVTSQQTVIMINGKLPEVEPPELAPAEEKLTDPRGRSPAVPSRNTADKNSSKNKGKGKKEDKAKEEVKITDDNGVETKPWLPPSDPAFCGLVSHVMELMLPLNNTRERVVLLARLVADAMGGPVERDVLHEFFWELHFSELKAELRSNVIPIGRIKKGVFCHRALLFKALADRLGINCTLNKGEFSRAWNVVMLIEETPKMSLVAYIVDLMHSPGRLMKAGSPEAIRYQTL, from the exons ATGGGCAAGAAAGTGAAAAAGGAAGCAGACAGCCCCCCGAAGGACGTG tttgatcCGCTGTCCATTGAAACTAAAAATGCTGCCACAGCTGTCCTCATGCTCAAGTCTCCAGAACACGACATTCTAGCCAAAGCGTGTGAAGCTATCCACAGATTTGCCGACAAAG GAGATGAAAACAAGGTGGCCCTCACCGAGCTCGGAGCCTTAGATTCTCTGACCAAGCTGATAAGTCACGAGGACAAGCTGGTGCGCAGGAATGCCGTCATGGCGCTGGCTGTGATGTCCGCTCACG GTGAGGTCAAGCGGCTCTTGAAGAAGATGGACATCATAGCCTCGGTGATTGACCGACTGGCCCCTGAAG AAGAGGTGGTGATTCACGAGTTTGCGAGTCTCTGCCTATCCTTCCTGTCCAGCGAGCCAACGGTCAAAGTGCAGATATTTAACGACGATGGCCTCGAACCTCTGATCGCCCTCCTCTCCAGTCCTGACCCTGACGTCAAGAAGAACAGCCTGGAGACCATCTACAACCTCGTGCAG GATTTCTACAGCCGGGCCGTCATCTCCGAGCTCAAGGGGATTCCTCCTATGCTGGAGCTGCTCAAGACCGAGTTTCCGGTTATCCAACAGTTGGCGCTCAAGACCCTGGCGACGATCACCAGTGACGTGGAGAACCGGGTGGCTCTGCGAGAGTGCCAGGGGCTTGACCGCCTCATCGAGATCCTGGGCAGCCAA GAGCTGAGTGACCTGCATGTGGACACGCTGCTCGTCGTGTCCAACTGCTTAGAGGATGAAGAAGTCATGGCGCTCATTCAGCAGACGGGGGCACTTGACAAGCTGCTGCACTTCGCCAGGACCTCGAGCCAGATGGAGATTCAGAGGAACGCCGTCAGAGCCATCCTGAGGGCCGCACACAACA ATGAGAATAAAAAAATGCTGCATGAGCACAACGTCGAGCAGGTCCTGATCACCCTGCTGGGCGTGGATCACAACGAAGTGCGAGAGGTGACCTGCCTGGCGATCACCGTCATGTGTGACAACGTGGCCAGCAAAGCTGCCTTTGGACAGTGCG ATGCCATTCGGCCCCTCGTGAAGCTGCTTCAGAGTGACAGCGGGGCGGTGAAGGAGGCAGCAGGGCTAGCCCTGTCTAGTCTCACCACCTCCAAGAGCAACGCCTG TGCCGTCTTTGAAGAAGGGGTCGAGCCTCTCATACGACTCTTGGCTGATGACCGAGATGCCATCATCGCTCACTCTGCGGCTATTCTCACCAACATGTCCTCCCAGAATGCACTGCGTGGCAGCATACGGGCACAGGGGATCATGTCGGCCCTGGTGGAGCCCCTGCAGTCCCCCAACACTCTCGTGCAGAGTAAAGCCGCCCTGGCAGTGGCCGCCTTCGCCTGTGACTCTGAGGCCCGGCTTGAG TTTCATGCAGCGGGAGGCGTGGAGCCCCTCGTGAAGCTCCTGTCCTCTAACCACCACGAAGTGAGGCGCCATGCCTGCTGGGCCGTCTTTGTGTGTGCCAGCGACCGGGAGTGCTCGGCAGACCTGTGCAGATTAGG agCCTTGGAAATCCTGCAGGAAATCAATTTATCGCCGTGCCGGAAAAGTCAGTTTAGCGAGTCGGCGCTGCAGAAGCTCTTCGAAGGGAACCTGTCCATTAAGTACAGCATGACGGGCAGCCTGACGCTTAACGACATCATCGTGGATGGCTTTTACGACCCTGGCAAG GAAAAATCAGGGAACAGAGTGCCATCGCTGGAAGAGCTTTCCAAAATGAAAGTGACCTCACAACAGACAGTCATCATGATTAACGGGAAGCTGCCAGAAGT GGAGCCTCCCGAGTTGGCACCGGCTGAGGAAAAGTTAACGGATCCACGTGGACGCTCCCCGGCAGTTCCCAGTAGGAACACGGCGGACAAAAACTCGAG CAAAAACAAAGgcaaagggaaaaaagaagacaaagccaAAGAGGAGGTGAAGATCACAGACGACAATGGCGTCGAGACAAAGCCGTGGCTCCCACCCTCAGATCCGGCCTTCTGCGGCCTCGTCAGCCACGTCATGGAGCTGATGCTGCCCCTAAACAATACACGGGAGCGCGTGGTACTGCTGGCCAG GCTCGTTGCAGACGCCATGGGCGGTCCGGTGGAGAGGGACGTGCTGCACGAATTCTTCTGGGAGCTGCACTTCAGTGAGCTGAAAGCCGAGCTGCGGTCCAACGTCATCCCCATCGGCAGAATCAAGAAAGGCGTCTTCTGCCACCGGGCGCTGCTCTTCAAG GCGCTGGCTGACAGACTGGGCATCAACTGCACCCTGAACAAAGGCGAGTTCAGCCGGGCCTGGAACGTGGTCATGTTAATCGAGGAGACCCCCAAGATGTCATTGGTGGCTTACATTGTGGACCTGATGCACAGTCCTGGGCGCCTGATGAAGGCCGGCAGTCCAGAAGCCATCCGCTATCAGACTCTGTGA